The genomic DNA TCTTTACTACTAATTTTCATCTTTATTACTAATTTTCAGTTTAGTACTAATTTTCATCGTTGTAGCAGTACCAACGCTATTGCCAACTGAAAATGATCTTTCAGAATAATTCTTACCATTTGATGTAAATTATGAACAATCCAGTCTAAATTCTGACCATCTAATATTTACTCTTCCAGGAATATTTAGTATTTTCGACTGGTTCTTCATATTGTACgagtcatatattttttttacttttaggtTTTTACGTATAATATTGGGTGtctttcactattttatttcatacacaaaaactttattaaataaGTAGTCCGTGACTTGTAAAAGGGTGCACGGAAAAAAAGGccaagaaatttttaatttatatggacgataggAACTGCACAATCTTGTTTATTGTCTGATATACGTATAGTTattgctagattattctccaaccccatatcttctcgcttgcttttcaactcgcttgttagaagtaagctagagtataacgcgattgtgtggaatccgcatgaagcaaattactctctttttatcgaaaaagtgcaaaaagcatttcttcgttttctatataagaaagagtttgggaattacccatatctctatcctactcctttccttttgggcatgcttgggtataattcccttgaacttcggagaaacttctcattaattcgtttcgttctcctgctcttacgtggtaatacgtcatgcccgttgttgctagaacaattgggactttatgtacctaataattatgtgcgtggtagatatcataatttaatggttgtaccttctgcttgcacagttctttttcgaatggctcctatacctagagctattcgacttatcaatgaaatcgttgctgccgtccctgaatgtgatattttccaccttggggagcgtagattatcggatgttattttaacatatttatctggtaacctgcgctcatcattactttcttaatttgaatgtgatgtatgagtggaatcttaatctactctcttccatttaggcctcgctgtgattttattttttattcatattttgtttgatttattttactttttatttctcctttatacatttttatgtactatttaattgtattattattttccctttgttacttttttattattattttattttaccatgttttctgctttctaatttttctgttttttttactaattttacttatttgtatctttgttaaatgtaggccattgtggcgcattaggttcttcctgtaatgccacaatggtccaaaactattaataaaaaataaaaaaaaactattaataataattatttaaattgttgtatttttttcagttttgacATGacaagtatattatatatgtattatatatgagtcacacattataatattttatgacaTACATCGTgtcaaatcataaaataaatggagatattattatatacataccttCCTTTCGGATagttagtatataaaaaattgctaATGCGGTTCAAAATCGACCCAGGGGTTAAAGGTTACCCACAACCGAGGTGCCATTCGACtccaacacacatacatttatacgGTTTATTGTGTGAAAACGCGGAAATCTATGCAAAACCGAATAGAAACTttccaataatataatatggatTAAAAATGCAATACGACAACGGACACATGCGAGATAGCGCATTACGACCCGGTCgatttaatacgaaaaaaatgttaataattttacaaaagCAATGCGTTACCCAATCGATTAcagaatttacataaataatatgcgATACACGCGCTTTTGACGAGAGGCGAAAAAAATCACGCACATGTAACTGACTCGCTCGAGTGACCTTTGTCACCGCTTGGGAGTGGAAAAAATCACaacaataaaattcaaaatcgattgaatacataaataaggaaattagaAATCCTCCTTCGCGACTCGTGCACTTTATGCGCTTCTTCGCGggctaaaaatattataaaatgaaactcCAAAGTGGGGTAACGGCCATGTTACTTCAGCAGAATTGcattagtattaaaaaaaaccacacataATGAATGACGCAACTTTCATAGGTTACCCACGAAACCATTTCACCTATAAATAGCTAGGCGGTTCCAAAGCTTGGTCACAGTTCGACAGACACATCAACCAATACTGCACCGTGTGCTCTTCCTCTCATTTAAAAAAGCCTCCTCTGATACAGAAAACCATCTTCCGAATTCAAAAATGAAAGTAGCTGTGAGTAATACATACAGATTGAATCAATCGAGAATTAtataattgtgattttttgtcGTTATTGAAAGTAGCGACACTTGTGATGCGTTTGCAATGAAAGTGCTTCAAGTGTGCGAGCTTTCGAAGCTTATGTACATTCAAGTGTAGTGCAATCGGAATTGGTTCAATTGTTCGGAAATCACTTAAAGCTACTTCAAGTGGAACATACCGGATTtataattgtgaaataaatacACTTGACAGtcgaacaaataattaaaaaaaaaatgagaacgtATTTATATACTTTCGATTAAAAATCATCGCTTtaaagtaatcaaaaaaatatttctacttACATTTATCTATCAATAATTCATATATTGTTTCTTTAACACTACAAATACTTTACTTTAGTTTCCACGTGATACTATGAACCTTTATCAAGAATCGTATTATCATTAGAATTCATATCGATCAAAAATGGATCGAAGTTTTTGCTTTTTTGAACACAtacttaataaaaatagtagaacatcatcaaatgaaaaaaaatacataatcatAATATTTGCGCTTTTTAAACTATGAAATCTATCCAAAATTTTAAcggtttataaataataataatttcatttcagTGTTTAATATTGCTTCAATCTTACATGATTTCACAactgaaatataattgaaaaactaTGAAATCTATCAAAAATTTTCCCATATGtcggtacatatttttttcggaACTGTCTAAAATGTATCTATCGTTTATAAACGGAAAAAATAATAAcggtttataaataataataatttcatttcagTGTTTAAATATTGCTTCAATCTTACATGATTTCACAACTGAAATATAACTGAAAAAGTATGAAATCTATCAAAAATTTTCCCATATGACGGtacaaatttttttcttaacTGTCTAAAATGTATCTATCGTTTATAAACGGAAAAAATAATAAcggtttataaataataataatttcatttcagTGTTTAAATATTGCTTCAATCTTACATGATTTCACAACTGAAATATAACTGAAAAAGTATGAAATCTATCAAAAATTTTCCCATATGtcggtacatatttttttcggaACTGTCTAAAATGTATCTATCGTTTATAAACGGAAAAAATAATAAcggtttataaataataataatttcatttcagTGTTTAAATATTGCTTCAATCTTACATGATTTCACAactgaaatataattgaaaaactaTGAAATCTATCAAAAATTTTCCCATAGGtcggtacatatttttttcggaACTGTCTAAAATGTATCTATCGTTTTTAAACGGAAAAAATAATAAcggtttataaataataataatttcatttcagTGTTTAAATATTGCTTCAATCTTACATGATTTCACAactgaaatataattgaaaaagtatgaAATCTATCAAAAATTTTCCCATATGtcggtacatatttttttcggaACTGTCTAAAATGTATCTATCGTTTATAAACGGAAAAAATAATAAcggtttataaataataataatttcatttcagTGTTTAAATATTGCTTCAATCTTACATGATTTTACAACTGAAATATAATTtgacatataatacatgtaaaatgaaaaaaagtatcaaaattttaagcataataaaatattatattaaaaaatgtagaaatattaaaattatcatatttaaatccaattctattaaataaaatgcagTCTTTATATGTCAGTACATATCGTCCGTATATTGGTAGaaagctttaaataaatagcGCATGTTTTgagaaattcgattttttttaatcaagacGCTTGAAGCTCTCTATATTTTAACCTAAactattattcattttttgatttaacaaatttaaaattttgacttaAGGTTTTCTGTCAGTATACCGATGATATGCAGAATATGTTTttaacaattatgtacatataactatgTCTATGCATCCCAACAACTAGATCCTACAGTATTGTTAAAACGGAAAACCAAATATGGaattcaattgaataatttggTGTTACTcatatattacatttctatAATTTCAGTTGATTTTCTTGTTCGTATTCGGGGCGGTGTATGCCAACGAAGAAATCCCCATTCTGAAACAGCTCTCAGAGATCAACCCAGATGGAAGCTACCAATGGAGCTATGAAACCGGAAACGGAATTGCTGCTGAAGAAAGGGGAGCTGTGAAAGGAACTGGAGACCAAGCCGCCATTGCAGTCCAGGGACAATTCCAATACACAGCTCCTGATGGAACTCCGATCCAGTTGTCTTATGTTGCTGACGAAAATGGTTTCCAACCCTCAGGAGCTCATCTCCCAACAGCACCCCCAATACCAGAGGCCATTCAACGCGCTTTGGACTACATCGCGTCACTTCCACCCCAAAGGAACTAAATTACAACGACTAGATGGAAATTGAGTCACCGTACCTCTTCTTAGGTTATATTGTAtacctttaatattttttatgtaaatatacttCATTTTCATACATTGTCTtccaatacaaataaataatgtttagaAGTGTAagtgtaatattattataatctctacatttatacatttttctatGCATGTTTTTTGTAAgagtacaaataaaatacaaaatcaatacgagctacttttttcattaaaaaaccaAGCTAACAATTAAAcctattgtaataatatataatataactgtccattttgtattgaatttatgattaaaataagtATGATAAAGATAAGTACATACAAAATTTGACTATGGATGATAAATCAAATAacttttggttttatttttgtcaagttCATGGCAAGGTTATATGAATCTTTCGAgccaataaaaaaagttaaatcataaaatatattatagcaATTAAGCCCACGAAGATAAAAGGTTTTAAAACGATTTACTGAattcttatattataattgGTTCGTAAATAAATACGTATCTGTTTtcgttttagatttttttgcttCTATTAAACATTGATTGTTTTACAAAAGATGGCATTAGACATTAGAATACGACATCTATCGATTTAAACGAGCAGTAATCTCTATTCAAATCTCGTGTCTAATAAAAATCACACCTAAAGtacatgtataattttaattaaattatacaataaaaagcaacaataaaaaaagtagaaaatgtaataaaatattttatatcattgcTAATATACAGCATTCTGATTACAAACACGTCTTGACAAACTTgtcttattattacatacatgtagatatttttatctcgaaactATTTGCGAAATGCAGACGACCTTTCAATGTTATCATTGCAttctattcgaatatttcatataaaagttGAAATTTTCATATCGCAAATGTCAAACAAACTCGTTTTTTAGTtcaaattaattctaattttgCGTTTTCTCTCGAGTCCTTGACACGAGGTCGtgcattgtattaaattaaagcTTGCACAAACATAttaagttttatattaaatatttgaaatgacaaattaaacatttttattgcatCGAACGTGTCCTTTGAACACCATCGAAAGGTTATAAGCACATTAATGTAATGCTTAACACGTCCTGTTTACATATATTGGCTGCATGTCGGATTGATTGACGGAACAATACAAAAGCTCAGATTTACTACAATGTTTCAGATAAAAAGTCATTATACacgtcaaaaatataatagtatttaaaatttaatgaacaagC from Arctopsyche grandis isolate Sample6627 chromosome 1, ASM5162203v2, whole genome shotgun sequence includes the following:
- the LOC143922824 gene encoding endocuticle structural glycoprotein SgAbd-8-like; the encoded protein is MKVALIFLFVFGAVYANEEIPILKQLSEINPDGSYQWSYETGNGIAAEERGAVKGTGDQAAIAVQGQFQYTAPDGTPIQLSYVADENGFQPSGAHLPTAPPIPEAIQRALDYIASLPPQRN